Proteins encoded together in one Bactrocera neohumeralis isolate Rockhampton chromosome 4, APGP_CSIRO_Bneo_wtdbg2-racon-allhic-juicebox.fasta_v2, whole genome shotgun sequence window:
- the LOC126755619 gene encoding protein wech isoform X2 — MMELISGSSPSVQQQMAAGNNPPNGSNGQMPNGHAERLLADFFDAFPSWDMTAARAAAPQSMQHLSNEFSPPITDYTFNNYFGGVERPSSDLGNIGMPRPPITRPRKFPSESSSNSSMNCGWCEEHRKSPVFANHAIVALPTPIGTASSPTSGVSSATLTAAAPVAPPVAPPPSPSYVCDQHNEMLRYVCDSCKKLVCQCCTLHEHKEHNYASIASFVDEANDKIQSAIESSRTGTKCIKSSIDKALTFIRMIERNCIELSDTIRKAFRQFIIAIEDRERFLLDFVDKLRQRRLATLHDQMAGLKSALSGLAETSDMLQKIIENSGRMDHIEIAMKIANGERQLEQFAAIYKDLQPKQEMFGFISPDYNILQDIRNQGGVVLVDEQNMPIVNGGGVLAAVGAEMGAVMPITNNPNMPVANVAMPPNMRRPFIRENSFHSIPSPLLPPVRGGSACGFQSTGLEWELSVLRTSPNLHFGAPRSTQAIPGSLEHVKARNSNTLSLSFATEGHDDGQVSRPWGLCVDKMGHVLISDRRNNRVQVFNPDGNLKFKFGRKGVGNGEFDLPAGICVDIDNRIIVVDKDNHRVQIFNAAGMYLLKFGSYGKEYGQFQYPWDVAVNSRRQIVVTDSRNHRIQQFDSEGRFIRQIVFDNHGQNKGIASPRGVCYTPTGNIIVSDFDNHCLYLIDPDINEIISAKGHEGTGIQEFNRPSGICCDDDGRIIVADSKNQRIIVYSPSLEYLWSIEIRPSVNPLMPQTLDEKDRTCDVALMPDGRIVFLIELSPDSKEGTNPYKRFVHVF; from the exons ATGATGGAACTCATATCGGGAAGCTCCCCCagcgtacaacaacaaatggcagCCGGCAATAACCCACCGAACGGTAGCAATGGCCAAATGCCAAATGGCCATGCAGAGCGTTTGCTAGCCGACTTTTTCGATGCCTTTCCATCATGGGATATGACCGCCGCTCGTGCTGCCGCTCCGCAATCGATGCAGCATTTAAGTAATGAATT TTCGCCTCCAATCACCGACTACACCTTTAATAACTACTTTGGTGGTGTAGAACGGCCATCAAGTGATTTGGGTAACATTGGGATGCCCAGACCGCCTATAACTCGGCCCAGAAAATTCCCATCTGAGTCGTCTAGCAATTCGAGCATGAATTGCGGTTGGTGCGAA GAACATCGCAAGAGTCCTGTATTCGCGAATCATGCAATCGTGGCGTTGCCCACACCGATCGGCACAGCCTCCTCACCCACCAGTGGAGTCTCTAGTGCCACATTAACCGCTGCAGCACCAGTAGCGCCACCGGTAGCACCGCCACCATCGCCCAGCTACGTTTGCGATCAACACAATGAGATGTTGCGTTACGTTTGCGATTCGTGCAAAAAGTTAGTCTGTCAATGTTGTACTTTGCACGAACACAAAGAGCACAATTACGCTTCCATAGCTAGTTTCGTCGATGAAGCTAACGACAAGATACAATCGGCCATTGAAAGTAGCCGTACGGGCACCAAGTGCATTAAGAGTAGTATTGATAAGGCATTGACATTTATACGAATGATTGAGCGCAATTGCATCGAACTGAGTGACACTATACGTAAAGCCTTTCGACAATTCATAATTGCCATCGAGGATCGCGAACGTTTCCTCTTGGATTTTGTTGATAAATTGCGTCAACGTCGCCTGGCCACGCTGCACGATCAAATGGCCGGCTTGAAATCGGCACTTTCCGGACTTGCTGAAACTTCCGATATGTTGCAAAAAATTATCGAGAATAGCGGACGCATGGATCACATTGAGATTGCGATGAAGATCGCAAACGGCGAGCGGCAACTCGAACAATTCGCTGCCATATATAAGGATCTTCAGCCAAAACAGGAGATGTTCGGTTTCATTTCGCCGGACTATAATATATTGCAAGATATACGCAATCAAGGAGGAGTTGTGTTGGTGGACGAACAAAATATGCCAATAGTGAACGGTGGTGGCGTACTCGCCGCTGTAGGTGCCGAAATGGGTGCCGTTATGCCGATAACCAATAATCCTAATATGCCAGTGGCCAACGTTGCGATGCCACCGAATATGCGTCGCCCGTTCATCCGTGAGAATAGTTTCCATAGCATTCCATCACCATTGTTACCACCAGTACGTGGTGGCAGCGCATGTGGTTTTCAGAGTACCGGTCTCGAATGGGAGCTCAGCGTTTTGCGCACTTCGCCAAATCTGCATTTTGGTGCACCGCGCAGCACACAGGCCATACCCGGTTCGCTTGAGCACGTAAAGGCACGTAATTCCAATACACTCTCGCTGTCTTTTGCCACCGAGGGTCATGACGATGGGCAGGTTAGTCGCCCGTGGGGCCTGTGCGTCGATAAGATGGGTCATGTTTTGATCTCAGATAGACGTAATAATCGCGTGCAAGTTTTCAATCCGGATGGCAATTTGAAGTTCAAATTCGGTCGCAAAGGTGTTGGCAATGGCGAATTTGACTTGCCGGCTGGCATTTGTGTCGACATAGATAATCGTATTATTGTTGTCGACAAGGATAATCATCGTGTACAGATTTTCAATGCGGCTGGCATGTATTTGTTGAAATTCGGTAGCTATGGCAAAGAGTATGGACAGTTCCAATATCCGTGGGATGTGGCTGTAAATTCGCGTCGTCAAATTGTTGTCACCGATTCGCGTAATCATCGTATACAACAATTCGACTCGGAGGGCCGTTTCATACGACAAATCGTATTCGATAATCACGGTCAGAATAAAGGCATTGCTTCACCGCGCGGTGTATGTTATACACCAACTGGCAATATTATAGTATCGGACTTTGACAATCACTGTCTATACCTGATCGATCCAGATATTAATGAG ATTATATCTGCTAAAGGCCATGAGGGTACTGGCATTCAAGAATTTAATCGCCCTTCTGGTATTTGCTGTGATGACGACGGACGCATTATCGTTGCCGATTCAAAGAATCAACGTATAATCGTCTATAGTCCTAGCTTGGAGTATCTCTGGAGT ATTGAGATACGTCCATCGGTTAACCCATTGATGCCACAAACTCTCGACGAGAAGGATCGCACATGTGATGTTGCACTAATGCCCGATGGCCGCATTGTTTTCCTAATCGAACTATCGCCGGATTCCAAAGAAGGCACAAATCCTTATAAAAGATTTGTACACGTTTTTTAA
- the LOC126755619 gene encoding protein wech isoform X1, protein MMELISGSSPSVQQQMAAGNNPPNGSNGQMPNGHAERLLADFFDAFPSWDMTAARAAAPQSMQHLSNEFSPPITDYTFNNYFGGVERPSSDLGNIGMPRPPITRPRKFPSESSSNSSMNCGWCEVSASIRCIDCNEFMCNNCLQEHRKSPVFANHAIVALPTPIGTASSPTSGVSSATLTAAAPVAPPVAPPPSPSYVCDQHNEMLRYVCDSCKKLVCQCCTLHEHKEHNYASIASFVDEANDKIQSAIESSRTGTKCIKSSIDKALTFIRMIERNCIELSDTIRKAFRQFIIAIEDRERFLLDFVDKLRQRRLATLHDQMAGLKSALSGLAETSDMLQKIIENSGRMDHIEIAMKIANGERQLEQFAAIYKDLQPKQEMFGFISPDYNILQDIRNQGGVVLVDEQNMPIVNGGGVLAAVGAEMGAVMPITNNPNMPVANVAMPPNMRRPFIRENSFHSIPSPLLPPVRGGSACGFQSTGLEWELSVLRTSPNLHFGAPRSTQAIPGSLEHVKARNSNTLSLSFATEGHDDGQVSRPWGLCVDKMGHVLISDRRNNRVQVFNPDGNLKFKFGRKGVGNGEFDLPAGICVDIDNRIIVVDKDNHRVQIFNAAGMYLLKFGSYGKEYGQFQYPWDVAVNSRRQIVVTDSRNHRIQQFDSEGRFIRQIVFDNHGQNKGIASPRGVCYTPTGNIIVSDFDNHCLYLIDPDINEIISAKGHEGTGIQEFNRPSGICCDDDGRIIVADSKNQRIIVYSPSLEYLWSIEIRPSVNPLMPQTLDEKDRTCDVALMPDGRIVFLIELSPDSKEGTNPYKRFVHVF, encoded by the exons ATGATGGAACTCATATCGGGAAGCTCCCCCagcgtacaacaacaaatggcagCCGGCAATAACCCACCGAACGGTAGCAATGGCCAAATGCCAAATGGCCATGCAGAGCGTTTGCTAGCCGACTTTTTCGATGCCTTTCCATCATGGGATATGACCGCCGCTCGTGCTGCCGCTCCGCAATCGATGCAGCATTTAAGTAATGAATT TTCGCCTCCAATCACCGACTACACCTTTAATAACTACTTTGGTGGTGTAGAACGGCCATCAAGTGATTTGGGTAACATTGGGATGCCCAGACCGCCTATAACTCGGCCCAGAAAATTCCCATCTGAGTCGTCTAGCAATTCGAGCATGAATTGCGGTTGGTGCGAAGTAAGTGCTTCCATACGTTGTATTGATTGTAATGAGTTTATGTGCAATAATTGTCTGCAGGAACATCGCAAGAGTCCTGTATTCGCGAATCATGCAATCGTGGCGTTGCCCACACCGATCGGCACAGCCTCCTCACCCACCAGTGGAGTCTCTAGTGCCACATTAACCGCTGCAGCACCAGTAGCGCCACCGGTAGCACCGCCACCATCGCCCAGCTACGTTTGCGATCAACACAATGAGATGTTGCGTTACGTTTGCGATTCGTGCAAAAAGTTAGTCTGTCAATGTTGTACTTTGCACGAACACAAAGAGCACAATTACGCTTCCATAGCTAGTTTCGTCGATGAAGCTAACGACAAGATACAATCGGCCATTGAAAGTAGCCGTACGGGCACCAAGTGCATTAAGAGTAGTATTGATAAGGCATTGACATTTATACGAATGATTGAGCGCAATTGCATCGAACTGAGTGACACTATACGTAAAGCCTTTCGACAATTCATAATTGCCATCGAGGATCGCGAACGTTTCCTCTTGGATTTTGTTGATAAATTGCGTCAACGTCGCCTGGCCACGCTGCACGATCAAATGGCCGGCTTGAAATCGGCACTTTCCGGACTTGCTGAAACTTCCGATATGTTGCAAAAAATTATCGAGAATAGCGGACGCATGGATCACATTGAGATTGCGATGAAGATCGCAAACGGCGAGCGGCAACTCGAACAATTCGCTGCCATATATAAGGATCTTCAGCCAAAACAGGAGATGTTCGGTTTCATTTCGCCGGACTATAATATATTGCAAGATATACGCAATCAAGGAGGAGTTGTGTTGGTGGACGAACAAAATATGCCAATAGTGAACGGTGGTGGCGTACTCGCCGCTGTAGGTGCCGAAATGGGTGCCGTTATGCCGATAACCAATAATCCTAATATGCCAGTGGCCAACGTTGCGATGCCACCGAATATGCGTCGCCCGTTCATCCGTGAGAATAGTTTCCATAGCATTCCATCACCATTGTTACCACCAGTACGTGGTGGCAGCGCATGTGGTTTTCAGAGTACCGGTCTCGAATGGGAGCTCAGCGTTTTGCGCACTTCGCCAAATCTGCATTTTGGTGCACCGCGCAGCACACAGGCCATACCCGGTTCGCTTGAGCACGTAAAGGCACGTAATTCCAATACACTCTCGCTGTCTTTTGCCACCGAGGGTCATGACGATGGGCAGGTTAGTCGCCCGTGGGGCCTGTGCGTCGATAAGATGGGTCATGTTTTGATCTCAGATAGACGTAATAATCGCGTGCAAGTTTTCAATCCGGATGGCAATTTGAAGTTCAAATTCGGTCGCAAAGGTGTTGGCAATGGCGAATTTGACTTGCCGGCTGGCATTTGTGTCGACATAGATAATCGTATTATTGTTGTCGACAAGGATAATCATCGTGTACAGATTTTCAATGCGGCTGGCATGTATTTGTTGAAATTCGGTAGCTATGGCAAAGAGTATGGACAGTTCCAATATCCGTGGGATGTGGCTGTAAATTCGCGTCGTCAAATTGTTGTCACCGATTCGCGTAATCATCGTATACAACAATTCGACTCGGAGGGCCGTTTCATACGACAAATCGTATTCGATAATCACGGTCAGAATAAAGGCATTGCTTCACCGCGCGGTGTATGTTATACACCAACTGGCAATATTATAGTATCGGACTTTGACAATCACTGTCTATACCTGATCGATCCAGATATTAATGAG ATTATATCTGCTAAAGGCCATGAGGGTACTGGCATTCAAGAATTTAATCGCCCTTCTGGTATTTGCTGTGATGACGACGGACGCATTATCGTTGCCGATTCAAAGAATCAACGTATAATCGTCTATAGTCCTAGCTTGGAGTATCTCTGGAGT ATTGAGATACGTCCATCGGTTAACCCATTGATGCCACAAACTCTCGACGAGAAGGATCGCACATGTGATGTTGCACTAATGCCCGATGGCCGCATTGTTTTCCTAATCGAACTATCGCCGGATTCCAAAGAAGGCACAAATCCTTATAAAAGATTTGTACACGTTTTTTAA